Proteins from a single region of Paenibacillus sp. BIHB 4019:
- the sigE gene encoding RNA polymerase sporulation sigma factor SigE → MLVKWKLVLQLYYYRTLFLFGLKSEEIYYIGGSEALPPPLTREEEEYLLGKLPSGDTAIRAMLIERNLRLVVYIARKFENTGIHIEDLVSIGAIGLIKAVNTFDPEKKIKLATYASRCIENEILMYLRRNNKTRTEVSFDEPLNIDWDGNELLLSDVLGTENDTIYRNIEEQVDRKLLHKALDKLTERERIIMELRFGLADGEEKTQKDVADLLGISQSYISRLEKRIIKRLRKEFNKMV, encoded by the coding sequence ATGCTCGTCAAGTGGAAATTGGTTCTGCAGTTATATTATTATCGGACTTTATTTTTATTCGGACTAAAAAGCGAAGAGATTTATTATATTGGTGGAAGCGAGGCGCTGCCGCCTCCCTTGACTCGGGAAGAAGAAGAATATTTGCTGGGCAAGCTGCCTTCTGGCGATACGGCTATCCGGGCGATGCTCATAGAGCGCAACCTGCGGCTTGTCGTATACATTGCCCGCAAATTCGAAAATACAGGCATTCACATTGAGGATTTGGTGTCGATCGGCGCCATTGGCTTAATTAAAGCGGTCAACACGTTTGATCCTGAGAAAAAAATCAAGCTGGCCACCTATGCATCGCGCTGTATCGAAAATGAAATTCTCATGTATTTGCGCCGCAACAATAAAACGCGCACCGAGGTCTCTTTTGACGAGCCGCTGAATATTGATTGGGATGGCAATGAGCTGCTGCTGTCGGATGTGCTCGGAACGGAAAACGATACGATTTACCGCAACATTGAGGAGCAGGTCGATCGCAAGCTGCTGCATAAGGCGCTCGACAAGCTGACGGAGCGTGAACGCATCATTATGGAGCTGCGATTCGGGCTGGCGGACGGGGAAGAGAAAACACAGAAGGACGTTGCCGATCTGCTCGGTATCTCTCAATCTTACATTTCGCGTTTGGAAAAACGCATAATTAAGCGGCTGCGCAAGGAGTTCAACAAAATGGTATAA
- a CDS encoding YlmC/YmxH family sporulation protein, whose amino-acid sequence MKISDFQTKDVINIVDGKKLGHITDLELDLRQGRIDSIVIPQYSRFMGLFGGPGGEVVIPWRNIVKIGADVVLVRMDETKQRLEEEDLHARG is encoded by the coding sequence ATGAAGATATCTGATTTTCAGACGAAGGATGTCATTAATATTGTGGATGGCAAGAAGCTTGGGCATATTACCGATTTGGAGCTGGATTTGAGGCAGGGACGCATCGATTCCATCGTCATTCCGCAGTATAGCCGCTTTATGGGGCTGTTTGGCGGGCCAGGCGGCGAGGTCGTCATTCCTTGGCGCAACATTGTGAAAATCGGGGCGGATGTAGTGCTCGTACGCATGGATGAAACGAAGCAGCGTCTAGAGGAAGAGGATTTGCACGCAAGAGGATAA
- the spoVE gene encoding stage V sporulation protein E → MAKARSAPDVWMIVSIALILAIGIIMVYSASAVLAFHEFGDRYYYVKRQLLFAGLGACALIFTMNMNYLVWRKWAKIALIICFVLLIIVLIPGVGVVRGGARSWLGISSFGIQPSEFMKLAMILFLAKWLSEKQQTITLFVKGLLPPLGMALLAFGLIMLQPDLGSGAVMVAASLLLIFTAGAQLKHLGLLALAGMAGLVGLILAAPYRLQRISGFLDPWADPLGSGYQIIQSLYAIGPGGLVGLGLGMSRQKFSYLPEPQTDFIFSIVAEELGFIGGSALIVLFMIVVWRGIRTAIYAPDTFGSLLAVGITSIIGVQVLINIGVVIGMMPVTGITLPLVSYGGSSLTLLLTSLGILLNISRYSR, encoded by the coding sequence ATGGCCAAAGCCAGGTCTGCCCCGGACGTATGGATGATCGTCTCTATTGCGCTCATTCTGGCTATCGGAATCATTATGGTATACAGCGCGAGCGCAGTGCTCGCTTTTCATGAATTCGGAGACCGCTATTATTACGTCAAGCGCCAGCTGCTGTTTGCCGGTCTCGGCGCCTGTGCGCTCATCTTCACGATGAATATGAATTATCTCGTATGGCGCAAATGGGCAAAAATCGCCTTGATCATCTGCTTCGTGCTGCTTATCATCGTACTGATCCCCGGCGTGGGCGTCGTGCGCGGCGGTGCGCGAAGCTGGCTCGGCATTAGCTCGTTCGGCATTCAGCCTTCCGAATTCATGAAGCTGGCGATGATTTTATTTTTGGCAAAATGGCTTTCCGAGAAGCAGCAGACGATTACGCTGTTCGTCAAGGGGCTGCTGCCTCCGCTCGGGATGGCGCTGCTCGCCTTCGGCCTTATTATGCTGCAGCCCGACTTGGGCTCCGGTGCGGTCATGGTCGCGGCATCGCTGCTGTTGATCTTTACCGCAGGCGCCCAGCTCAAGCATTTGGGCTTGCTCGCGCTAGCAGGCATGGCAGGGCTTGTCGGCCTTATACTGGCCGCTCCCTACCGGCTGCAGCGCATCTCGGGCTTCCTAGATCCGTGGGCGGATCCGCTCGGCTCAGGCTATCAAATTATTCAATCGCTATATGCGATTGGACCAGGAGGGCTGGTCGGGCTTGGTCTAGGCATGAGCAGGCAGAAGTTCAGCTATTTGCCGGAGCCGCAAACGGACTTTATTTTCTCCATCGTTGCAGAGGAGCTTGGTTTTATCGGAGGGTCGGCACTTATTGTGCTGTTTATGATTGTGGTTTGGCGCGGCATTCGAACGGCGATTTACGCGCCTGATACGTTCGGCAGCTTGCTCGCAGTTGGCATCACGAGCATTATCGGCGTTCAGGTGCTTATCAACATCGGTGTCGTTATCGGCATGATGCCTGTTACGGGCATTACGCTGCCGCTTGTCAGCTATGGCGGTTCATCGCTTACGCTTCTGCTCACATCGCTGGGCATTTTACTTAATATTTCACGTTATTCAAGGTGA
- the murA gene encoding UDP-N-acetylglucosamine 1-carboxyvinyltransferase: MDKLVIEGGKPLSGTIVIQGAKNAALPILAASLLAEGETTLEHVPKLLDIDVMLSILRELGCHAEHEGDTVQLNTESMHLTHVPEKLMGQMRSSIFLMGPLLARFGEVQVYQPGGCAIGQRKIDLHLEGLRALGAEIEEAGNRIICRADRLKGADIHLSFPSVGATENIMMAAVLAEGRTMITNAAREPEIQDLQRFLNAMGAEMIGAGTDTITINGVNSLSPCAYKVIPDRIVTGTLMVAAAATRGQITLLNTCPSHLSSLIHVLRRSGIQITTHDDIIKVSCASRPKAIERIVTSPYPAFPTDLQSQVMVLLALADGTSIMKETIFEGRLRHVDELSRMGADIRVDMNAAFIRGVPRLYGATVEATDLRAGAALVIAGLAAQGKTVVEQIHHIDRGYDRIETMLSKLGARISRNSPVPHVPNN, translated from the coding sequence TTGGACAAATTGGTGATTGAAGGCGGGAAACCACTCTCAGGAACCATTGTTATCCAAGGAGCGAAAAATGCCGCTTTGCCAATATTGGCAGCCAGCTTGTTGGCTGAAGGCGAAACGACGCTGGAACATGTGCCGAAGCTGCTGGATATCGACGTCATGCTCAGCATACTGCGGGAACTCGGATGCCATGCGGAGCATGAGGGCGATACGGTACAGCTGAATACGGAAAGCATGCACCTAACCCATGTGCCGGAAAAGTTAATGGGGCAGATGCGCTCGTCCATCTTTCTAATGGGGCCGCTTCTTGCGAGATTTGGTGAAGTGCAGGTGTATCAGCCTGGCGGCTGCGCAATTGGGCAGCGCAAAATTGATTTGCATCTGGAGGGACTTCGGGCGCTCGGTGCCGAAATTGAAGAAGCGGGCAATCGCATTATTTGCCGGGCAGACCGTCTCAAAGGAGCTGATATCCATCTAAGCTTCCCTAGTGTCGGAGCGACGGAAAATATTATGATGGCTGCGGTGCTTGCTGAAGGGCGAACGATGATTACGAATGCTGCTCGCGAGCCGGAAATTCAAGATTTGCAGCGGTTTCTCAATGCGATGGGCGCCGAGATGATCGGGGCGGGTACGGATACGATTACGATCAATGGCGTGAACTCGCTTTCTCCATGTGCGTACAAGGTCATTCCTGATCGAATTGTAACCGGCACCTTAATGGTTGCCGCGGCTGCTACGCGCGGTCAAATTACTCTTCTGAATACATGCCCCTCCCACTTGTCTTCCTTAATACACGTGCTTCGCAGGTCAGGTATTCAAATCACTACCCACGATGATATAATAAAAGTCAGCTGTGCATCCCGCCCCAAAGCCATTGAACGAATTGTTACTTCTCCATACCCTGCTTTTCCAACCGACCTGCAATCTCAAGTGATGGTGCTGCTGGCGCTTGCAGACGGAACGAGCATTATGAAGGAGACGATTTTCGAAGGCAGGCTGAGGCATGTTGACGAACTATCGCGAATGGGTGCGGATATACGGGTTGATATGAATGCGGCTTTTATCCGGGGCGTTCCCCGTCTTTATGGAGCGACGGTGGAAGCAACGGATTTGCGGGCAGGAGCAGCGCTTGTAATCGCGGGCCTCGCTGCGCAAGGAAAGACGGTAGTGGAGCAAATTCATCATATTGATCGGGGCTATGATCGCATTGAAACGATGTTAAGCAAACTGGGAGCAAGGATTTCTCGCAATTCTCCTGTTCCTCATGTTCCTAATAACTAG
- the ftsZ gene encoding cell division protein FtsZ: protein MLEFDMELEQLAQIKVIGVGGGGSNAVNRMIENGVKGVDFITVNTDAQALHLAKSEHKLQIGDKLTRGLGAGANPEVGKKAAEESRDLALNQLKGSDMVFVTAGMGGGTGTGAAPVIAEIARECGALTVGVVTRPFTFEGRKRAAQAEMGIEALKEKVDTLIVIPNDRLLEIVDKKTPMLEAFREADNVLRQAVQGISDLIQVPGLINLDFADVKTIMTERGSALMGIGEASGENRAAEAAKKAIMSPLLETSIDGARGVIMNITGGSNLSLYEVNEAAEIVISASDPEVNMIFGAIIDDNLKDEIKVTVIATGFEHKGAPAARRSPQQQGESETRQPASPTSAPASTSSVKPFGASTSSDQLEIPAFLRNRPRSDR, encoded by the coding sequence ATGTTGGAATTCGACATGGAATTGGAGCAGCTCGCTCAAATAAAAGTAATCGGCGTCGGCGGCGGCGGCAGCAATGCGGTTAACCGAATGATTGAAAATGGGGTAAAAGGTGTTGACTTCATTACCGTCAATACGGATGCTCAGGCGCTGCATTTGGCGAAATCCGAGCACAAGCTGCAAATCGGCGATAAGCTGACACGCGGACTTGGCGCGGGCGCTAACCCGGAAGTGGGGAAGAAAGCGGCTGAGGAATCCCGTGATCTGGCACTCAACCAGCTGAAAGGCTCGGACATGGTATTCGTTACCGCAGGTATGGGAGGCGGTACAGGAACAGGTGCTGCGCCTGTTATTGCTGAAATCGCAAGAGAATGCGGAGCGCTGACTGTAGGCGTTGTAACCCGTCCATTCACCTTCGAAGGCCGCAAGCGTGCCGCACAAGCGGAAATGGGCATTGAAGCGCTTAAAGAAAAAGTAGATACACTGATCGTTATCCCAAATGACCGTCTACTTGAGATTGTCGACAAGAAGACGCCTATGCTGGAAGCGTTCCGTGAAGCGGATAACGTGCTTCGCCAAGCGGTGCAAGGTATTTCCGATTTGATCCAAGTACCTGGTCTTATCAACCTTGACTTCGCAGACGTTAAGACGATTATGACAGAGCGCGGCTCTGCGCTGATGGGAATCGGCGAAGCCAGCGGTGAGAACCGTGCAGCAGAAGCAGCGAAAAAAGCGATTATGAGCCCGCTGCTGGAAACGTCTATTGATGGCGCACGCGGCGTTATTATGAACATTACAGGCGGCAGCAACTTGAGCTTGTATGAAGTTAATGAAGCAGCTGAAATTGTTATTTCCGCCTCCGATCCGGAAGTGAATATGATTTTTGGCGCCATCATTGACGATAATTTGAAAGATGAAATCAAAGTAACCGTCATTGCGACTGGCTTTGAGCACAAGGGCGCTCCGGCTGCTAGACGCTCGCCGCAGCAGCAAGGAGAATCAGAGACTCGCCAGCCGGCAAGTCCGACCTCCGCGCCTGCTTCGACATCGTCTGTCAAGCCTTTTGGCGCAAGCACCTCGAGCGACCAGCTTGAGATTCCAGCCTTTTTGCGCAACCGTCCACGCAGCGATCGCTAG
- the sigG gene encoding RNA polymerase sporulation sigma factor SigG → MARNKVEICGVDTAKLPVLTNVEMRELFTALQTRNEWAAREKLVNGNLRLVLSVIQRFNNRGEFVDDLFQVGCIGLMKAIDNFDLGQNVKFSTYAVPMIIGEIRRYLRDNNPIRVSRSLRDIAYKALQARDSLTNQNSREPTIFEISEMLNVPKEDVVFALDAIQDPVSLFEPIYHDGGDPIYVMDQISDDKNKDVSWIEEIALREAMHKLNNREKMILSMRFFEGKTQMEVADEIGISQAQVSRLEKSAIQQMQKYVKT, encoded by the coding sequence TTGGCACGAAATAAAGTCGAGATCTGTGGAGTGGATACCGCAAAACTGCCTGTCCTGACAAATGTTGAAATGCGGGAGCTGTTCACCGCTTTGCAAACCCGCAATGAGTGGGCAGCCAGAGAGAAATTGGTTAATGGCAACTTGAGGCTTGTGCTCAGTGTCATTCAACGGTTTAACAATAGGGGAGAGTTTGTAGACGACTTATTCCAGGTCGGCTGCATTGGACTTATGAAGGCGATAGATAATTTTGATCTTGGCCAGAACGTCAAATTTTCCACCTATGCTGTCCCGATGATTATTGGGGAAATCCGCCGTTATTTGCGCGACAATAACCCGATTAGAGTTTCTCGTAGCTTGCGGGATATCGCTTATAAAGCGCTGCAAGCCAGAGACAGCTTGACGAATCAAAATTCGCGCGAGCCGACGATTTTTGAAATTTCCGAAATGCTGAATGTTCCAAAAGAAGATGTGGTGTTCGCGCTTGATGCGATTCAGGACCCGGTATCGTTGTTTGAGCCGATTTACCATGACGGCGGCGATCCGATTTATGTCATGGATCAAATTAGCGACGACAAAAACAAAGACGTGTCGTGGATCGAGGAAATCGCGCTCCGCGAAGCGATGCATAAACTGAATAATCGGGAAAAAATGATTTTGTCGATGCGGTTTTTCGAAGGCAAGACGCAAATGGAGGTTGCCGATGAAATCGGCATCTCGCAGGCTCAAGTATCACGCCTAGAAAAGTCGGCGATCCAGCAAATGCAGAAGTATGTCAAGACGTAG
- the ftsA gene encoding cell division protein FtsA has product MSSNDIIVSLDIGTSKVRAIIGEVNNGAINIIGVGSADSEGIRKGAIVDIDQTVQSIRNAIEHAERMVGIQISDVYVGIQGNHIALQTNHGVVAVSNEDREIGEEDIERVVQAAKVVALPPEREIINLVPKQYLVDGLEGISDPRGMIGVRLEVEATIVTGAKTAIHNLMRCVEKAGLRISGVILMSLASGVISLTKDEKTMGTVLADIGAGSCTITIFEQGGLAATSTLPIGGEYVTNDIAYGLRTQSDQAEKIKLKYGCSYIGDAAEDVKFKVLRMGSNVEKEFSQVDLASIIEPRMQEIFSLIKQEVRRLGYHDKVSSYVLTGGAVTMPGTLALAQAELESTVRVALPDYIGVRDPAYSSGVGMIQYVSKYMGVRGTTSTVKKAASSRKTGSTASSKPGMFERIKNMFNEFI; this is encoded by the coding sequence GTGAGCAGCAACGACATCATCGTCAGTTTAGACATCGGTACATCCAAAGTTCGTGCTATTATTGGCGAAGTGAATAACGGAGCCATTAATATTATTGGAGTTGGATCTGCCGACTCAGAGGGTATTCGCAAAGGAGCTATTGTAGATATCGACCAGACCGTTCAGTCTATTCGTAATGCAATTGAGCATGCGGAACGAATGGTAGGTATTCAAATATCAGACGTCTATGTAGGGATTCAAGGCAATCATATTGCTTTGCAAACCAATCATGGCGTAGTTGCCGTATCCAATGAGGACCGTGAAATTGGCGAGGAAGATATTGAAAGAGTTGTGCAGGCTGCGAAAGTAGTAGCTTTGCCGCCTGAACGCGAGATTATTAATTTAGTGCCTAAGCAATATTTGGTAGACGGACTGGAAGGCATATCCGATCCTCGGGGGATGATCGGCGTGCGTCTGGAAGTGGAAGCCACCATTGTAACAGGTGCTAAGACAGCGATACATAATTTGATGCGATGTGTGGAGAAAGCAGGACTACGCATTTCCGGCGTCATCTTGATGTCATTGGCATCCGGCGTCATATCGCTGACGAAAGACGAGAAAACGATGGGTACTGTATTAGCGGATATCGGAGCAGGGTCCTGCACGATTACGATTTTCGAGCAGGGCGGACTTGCGGCGACTTCTACGCTTCCTATCGGCGGAGAGTACGTAACGAACGATATCGCTTACGGCTTGCGTACCCAAAGTGATCAAGCGGAGAAAATCAAGCTGAAATATGGCTGTTCCTACATTGGCGATGCTGCGGAAGATGTGAAGTTCAAAGTACTCCGTATGGGAAGCAATGTTGAGAAGGAATTTTCTCAAGTCGATTTGGCGAGCATTATCGAGCCTCGGATGCAGGAGATTTTCAGCCTGATCAAGCAAGAGGTTCGTCGTCTTGGTTATCATGACAAGGTCAGCAGCTATGTGCTGACTGGAGGAGCAGTGACAATGCCGGGCACATTGGCACTTGCTCAAGCAGAGCTTGAATCCACCGTGCGCGTGGCACTTCCGGATTATATCGGCGTGCGCGACCCCGCTTACAGCAGCGGTGTGGGAATGATTCAATACGTATCGAAATATATGGGAGTGCGCGGAACAACCAGCACAGTGAAAAAAGCCGCAAGCAGCCGCAAAACGGGTTCCACCGCTTCATCCAAACCCGGTATGTTCGAACGGATAAAAAATATGTTTAACGAATTTATTTGA
- a CDS encoding FtsQ-type POTRA domain-containing protein produces the protein MSAPMPVLKKPVGKRKGNRKLLSVLVLLFVILLSVLFFNSSISKISEIHIEGTAYTTTAEIGQAAAISVGDAFFGTTSATIEQAVKAIPTINKVTVDKAFPGKVTITVEEYPVVAFELLSDGNLTALLANGSELPAANEELLVNKPVLSGWKQGDEYRVELAEQLGKIPAKQLSDLSEIMPYPSKAYPDRIKIYTRTKFEVVTAISLLSEKIETMNAVIETQEPGKITLLLADTYDSFIKTDPENEEGS, from the coding sequence ATGAGCGCGCCGATGCCAGTGCTGAAAAAACCGGTTGGCAAACGAAAAGGCAATCGCAAGCTGCTTAGCGTGCTTGTGCTGCTGTTTGTCATTTTGCTGTCCGTGCTATTTTTTAATTCTTCTATTAGCAAAATTTCGGAGATTCATATTGAGGGCACTGCCTATACGACGACTGCAGAAATTGGACAGGCTGCCGCCATATCGGTGGGTGACGCTTTTTTCGGCACAACGTCAGCAACGATTGAGCAAGCGGTTAAAGCGATTCCAACTATTAACAAGGTTACTGTCGACAAAGCTTTCCCTGGGAAGGTAACGATTACGGTAGAGGAATATCCGGTAGTCGCCTTTGAGCTGTTAAGCGATGGCAATTTGACAGCATTGCTTGCGAACGGGTCAGAGCTTCCAGCTGCTAATGAGGAGCTATTGGTCAATAAGCCTGTATTGTCTGGCTGGAAGCAGGGGGATGAATATCGCGTAGAGCTAGCGGAGCAGCTTGGCAAAATCCCGGCGAAGCAGCTGTCTGATTTATCCGAAATTATGCCATATCCATCGAAGGCGTATCCTGACCGCATCAAAATTTACACGCGCACGAAATTCGAGGTAGTAACGGCTATTTCCCTGCTGAGCGAGAAAATTGAAACGATGAATGCGGTCATTGAAACGCAGGAGCCTGGGAAAATCACCCTGCTGCTCGCCGATACGTATGATTCCTTTATTAAGACAGATCCAGAAAATGAAGAGGGCAGTTGA
- the murB gene encoding UDP-N-acetylmuramate dehydrogenase — protein MEHVAELLENAKIGKVFVNERLENHTTWKIGGPADILIIPDGQEQIMSAVRLLHENGIPWTHLGRGSNMLVSDKGIRGVVIKPRGGLDYVRFDGNTVHAGAAYSFIKLSVMSSKEGLTGLEFAGGIPGTVGGAVYMNAGAHGSDVSRIFKSAEIVLENGELVTYGPEDMQFSYRHSVLHERKGLVLSATFELTPGDRQEIAATLASYKERRLRTQPLQLACAGSVFRNPPGDYAARLIEEAGLKGFRVGAAEVSVLHANFIVNTGQATAEDVLTLMAHIQGVIVDRYGISLVPEVLVVGER, from the coding sequence ATGGAACATGTAGCTGAGCTGTTGGAGAATGCAAAAATTGGTAAAGTATTCGTTAATGAACGGCTGGAAAATCATACTACTTGGAAAATTGGCGGTCCTGCCGATATTCTTATTATACCGGATGGACAGGAGCAAATAATGTCAGCTGTCCGGCTGCTTCATGAAAACGGCATACCATGGACCCATTTGGGACGCGGCTCCAATATGCTGGTGAGCGACAAAGGCATTCGCGGCGTTGTAATTAAGCCGCGGGGCGGACTGGATTATGTGCGCTTCGACGGGAACACCGTTCATGCCGGAGCGGCTTATTCCTTCATTAAACTGTCTGTGATGTCCAGCAAGGAAGGACTGACGGGCTTGGAATTTGCCGGGGGCATTCCGGGAACGGTAGGCGGGGCCGTCTATATGAATGCCGGTGCGCATGGATCGGATGTGTCGCGTATTTTCAAATCAGCTGAGATTGTGCTGGAAAATGGTGAATTGGTAACCTACGGACCCGAGGATATGCAATTTTCTTACCGACACTCCGTGCTCCATGAGCGCAAAGGGCTCGTGCTTTCAGCGACCTTCGAGCTTACGCCTGGAGACCGTCAGGAAATTGCTGCAACGCTGGCCTCTTACAAGGAAAGGCGGCTGCGCACGCAACCGCTGCAGCTGGCATGTGCGGGCAGCGTCTTCCGCAATCCGCCAGGCGATTATGCTGCCAGATTGATCGAGGAGGCGGGGCTTAAAGGCTTCCGTGTAGGTGCAGCCGAAGTATCCGTGCTGCATGCCAATTTTATCGTCAACACCGGGCAAGCGACAGCTGAAGATGTGCTTACCCTCATGGCTCATATTCAAGGCGTCATTGTAGATCGATATGGGATCAGCTTGGTGCCGGAAGTGCTGGTGGTGGGTGAGCGGTAA
- the spoIIGA gene encoding sigma-E processing peptidase SpoIIGA yields the protein MADGIRGKVTIVAVYVDVMFVRELLVDGGLLLTTAWARNIRAKPWRVLAAASVGASYVVLMLFPMLSVLFTLVVKLGISMLMLWIAFGYGSIQHFLRTTAAFYAVNFVAAGAIIGIYYLLMQGSGEVWRTIAFVDGSMHVELKMSLIYLFAAFCIGLYIYRTVLTQRRERELVQTHLADVSIHIENQEFRCIGLIDTGNQLYDPLSRTPVMVVEAALWQNELPPSWLQSIREAEVDRLVAGMGEEVFIWQHRLRLIPYRGVNRGSQFMLALKPDFVRIERDGCSYVAKKVLIGLDGGKLTADSSYQAIIHPALVQTPQADVKQETEKTTIIGEG from the coding sequence TTGGCGGACGGAATTCGCGGGAAGGTGACGATTGTGGCTGTATATGTCGATGTCATGTTTGTGCGGGAGCTGCTGGTCGACGGTGGGCTGCTGCTGACGACAGCATGGGCGAGGAACATTCGTGCCAAGCCATGGCGGGTGCTCGCCGCTGCAAGTGTAGGAGCCAGCTACGTCGTGCTTATGCTGTTTCCGATGCTGTCCGTCCTGTTTACTTTAGTAGTCAAGCTAGGCATCTCGATGCTGATGCTGTGGATTGCTTTTGGTTATGGGTCGATTCAGCATTTTCTTCGCACGACGGCAGCCTTTTATGCCGTGAATTTTGTGGCGGCAGGAGCGATCATCGGCATTTATTATTTGCTGATGCAGGGCTCGGGAGAAGTATGGAGAACGATTGCCTTTGTCGATGGAAGCATGCATGTTGAACTGAAAATGAGCCTTATTTATTTATTTGCAGCGTTTTGTATCGGGCTGTATATATACCGCACCGTGTTGACGCAGCGTCGTGAAAGGGAGTTGGTGCAAACTCATCTTGCCGATGTAAGTATTCATATTGAAAATCAGGAATTTCGCTGCATCGGATTGATTGATACGGGCAATCAGCTCTATGATCCGTTGTCACGAACTCCGGTAATGGTCGTTGAAGCCGCTCTTTGGCAAAATGAATTGCCACCTTCATGGCTGCAAAGCATTCGTGAGGCCGAGGTGGATCGTCTGGTAGCAGGCATGGGCGAAGAAGTGTTTATTTGGCAGCATCGATTGCGCCTCATTCCTTACCGCGGCGTCAACCGCGGCTCGCAATTTATGCTGGCCCTAAAGCCGGATTTTGTCCGAATTGAGCGGGATGGCTGCAGTTATGTAGCGAAAAAAGTGTTGATTGGGCTCGATGGCGGCAAGCTGACAGCAGACAGCTCGTATCAGGCGATTATTCATCCGGCACTTGTGCAGACCCCGCAAGCGGATGTGAAACAGGAGACTGAAAAAACTACGATTATCGGGGAGGGATAG